In a single window of the Limnochorda sp. L945t genome:
- a CDS encoding glycerol-3-phosphate dehydrogenase/oxidase encodes MGLAEDLTATTRTSTLEGMQAAGVDLLVIGGGITGAGVALDAATRGLRVGLVEQWDFASGTSSRSTKLVHGGIRYLPMLDFGLVREGLIERSLLAANAPHLVRPLPFVVPFYQGLKRPMGMRLPAAGRAFMPYAMRTGLWMYDRLAGRMVLIRHRAIGLAESLRLCPYLRREGLQQASLYYDAQTDDARLTMAVIRTAARYGALPVNYARAVSLVRREGRVAGAEVEDRLTGRRYTVAARWVVNASGVWAGQVAALAGSDRSIRLSLSKGVHLVMPRELLGIGEAALVLPETEDGRLAFVVPWEGLAVVGTTDTPYDGSPEDPPVTTEDVEYLLRHVRRFLNVHVDTSDVIAAYAGLRPLISAGARSADLSRRHAVVRHEPGLVSIIGGKLTAYRRMAQDTVDAIAAEEARQGAGGMSVPACRTRQLPLVGADAPEAWPDLVREGIHMGLEPAISQRLLHTYGHEMGRLLQVMKEDADLARPIVPGLPWLRAEVVFACRATMAVTLEDMLVRRLRVSLAAPGGGVPAAGPVAELMAEALGWSLERRRAELEHYQERAERAAAWR; translated from the coding sequence ATGGGACTCGCTGAGGATCTCACCGCAACGACTCGTACGTCGACGCTGGAGGGCATGCAGGCCGCGGGCGTCGACCTCCTCGTCATCGGAGGAGGAATCACCGGAGCCGGGGTCGCTCTGGACGCCGCCACGCGGGGCCTTCGCGTGGGGCTGGTGGAGCAGTGGGACTTCGCCTCGGGTACGAGCAGCCGTTCGACCAAGCTCGTCCACGGGGGCATCCGGTATCTGCCCATGCTGGACTTCGGCCTCGTGCGCGAGGGGCTCATCGAGCGCTCGCTGCTGGCCGCCAACGCGCCCCATCTGGTGCGGCCCCTGCCTTTCGTGGTGCCGTTCTACCAGGGGTTGAAGCGCCCCATGGGCATGCGCCTTCCGGCGGCAGGGCGGGCTTTCATGCCTTACGCCATGCGCACGGGGCTCTGGATGTACGACCGGCTCGCAGGCCGCATGGTGCTGATCCGGCACCGGGCTATCGGCCTGGCGGAGTCGCTGCGACTGTGCCCGTACCTGCGCCGGGAGGGCCTGCAGCAGGCCTCCCTCTACTACGACGCCCAAACCGATGACGCCCGTCTCACGATGGCAGTCATCCGCACCGCCGCCCGCTACGGCGCACTCCCTGTCAACTACGCCAGGGCGGTGAGCCTGGTGCGGCGGGAAGGCCGGGTCGCCGGGGCCGAGGTGGAGGACCGCCTCACCGGGCGCCGGTACACCGTGGCCGCCCGGTGGGTCGTCAACGCCAGCGGGGTATGGGCGGGGCAGGTCGCGGCCCTGGCCGGCAGCGACCGGTCCATCCGCCTCAGCCTGAGCAAGGGGGTCCACCTGGTGATGCCCCGGGAGCTCCTCGGCATCGGCGAGGCGGCTCTAGTGCTGCCGGAGACGGAGGACGGCAGGCTTGCGTTCGTCGTGCCGTGGGAGGGGCTGGCCGTGGTCGGGACGACCGACACGCCGTACGACGGTTCGCCGGAAGACCCTCCGGTGACGACCGAGGACGTGGAGTACCTGCTGCGCCACGTGCGGCGGTTCCTGAATGTGCACGTCGACACCTCGGACGTCATCGCCGCGTACGCGGGCCTGCGGCCGCTCATCAGCGCCGGTGCCCGTTCCGCCGACCTTTCTCGCCGTCACGCCGTGGTGCGGCACGAACCCGGGCTGGTGAGCATCATCGGCGGCAAGCTGACCGCCTACCGGCGGATGGCCCAGGACACCGTGGACGCCATCGCCGCCGAAGAGGCGCGGCAGGGGGCCGGCGGCATGTCCGTCCCTGCCTGCCGCACCCGCCAGTTGCCGCTGGTCGGGGCCGATGCGCCCGAAGCGTGGCCGGACCTGGTTCGCGAAGGCATCCACATGGGGCTCGAGCCTGCCATCTCCCAGCGGCTGCTGCATACGTACGGCCACGAGATGGGACGGCTGCTGCAGGTGATGAAAGAAGACGCCGACCTTGCCCGGCCCATCGTGCCCGGTCTCCCCTGGCTCAGGGCCGAGGTCGTCTTCGCCTGTCGGGCGACCATGGCCGTCACGCTGGAGGACATGCTGGTACGACGGTTGCGGGTCTCCCTGGCGGCTCCCGGCGGGGGCGTGCCGGCCGCCGGGCCGGTCGCCGAGCTCATGGCCGAGGCCCTGGGCTGGTCTCTGGAGCGCCGCCGGGCCGAGCTCGAGCAT
- a CDS encoding carbohydrate ABC transporter permease: MSDMAGEAASSPGPVRARALRRIQLLRAAGLYAGLSVVAILVVFPLLYALATSLLTAGEAAAYPPRLLPSGLRVENYLQALRQAPLPRYLLNSVIQSASVTLGQLATASLAGFAFAFLQIPGKQFLFFVFLATLMIPWEATIIPNYLLIRSMGWADTYQGLTVPFLATAFGTFLLRQFFMTIPKDLYDAATIDGCGSFRFLTTIALPLARPALGTLAVYAFLQTYNQYLWPLLITSNAHMRTVQIGIALLQDEERFALNVVMAGVVIVLLPTFVLFALGNRQLIRGLTAGAFK; encoded by the coding sequence ATGAGCGACATGGCAGGCGAGGCGGCGTCCTCGCCCGGCCCGGTGCGAGCGCGTGCCCTGAGGCGAATCCAGCTCTTGCGGGCAGCGGGGCTCTACGCAGGGCTCTCGGTCGTTGCGATACTGGTCGTCTTCCCCCTGCTCTACGCCCTTGCCACGAGCCTCTTGACGGCGGGGGAGGCTGCGGCTTACCCACCCCGGCTCTTGCCCTCGGGCCTGCGCGTCGAAAACTACCTGCAGGCGCTGAGACAGGCGCCGCTGCCGCGATACTTGCTCAACAGCGTGATCCAGAGTGCGTCGGTGACCCTCGGGCAGCTGGCGACCGCGAGCCTGGCCGGGTTTGCCTTTGCCTTCCTCCAGATACCCGGCAAGCAGTTCCTCTTTTTCGTCTTCCTCGCCACCCTGATGATCCCGTGGGAGGCGACCATCATTCCCAACTACCTGCTCATCCGGAGCATGGGCTGGGCCGACACGTACCAGGGCCTGACCGTGCCGTTCTTGGCCACGGCGTTCGGTACGTTCCTCCTGCGCCAGTTCTTCATGACCATCCCCAAAGACCTGTACGACGCGGCGACCATCGACGGGTGCGGGAGCTTTCGCTTCCTCACCACCATCGCGCTGCCGCTGGCCCGGCCGGCCCTGGGCACCCTGGCGGTCTACGCCTTCTTGCAGACCTACAACCAGTACCTGTGGCCCTTGCTCATCACGAGCAACGCTCACATGCGCACGGTGCAGATCGGGATCGCGCTGCTCCAGGACGAGGAGCGCTTCGCCCTCAACGTGGTGATGGCGGGCGTCGTCATCGTCCTGTTGCCCACGTTCGTGCTGTTCGCGCTCGGCAACCGCCAGCTCATCCGCGGCCTCACGGCCGGCGCCTTCAAGTGA
- a CDS encoding ABC transporter substrate-binding protein — MGKGTVRIVGRFLAAALVVVLAGAGALAAPVKITFWHSMGGDLGGRSIPEMVDRFNKSQTMCVVEASYQGTYDDALNKLKAGLQSKDIPAVIQLYDIATRLMIDLGVAVPVQEFVDKEGYDLSDFERNVLAYYSVGGKLYSMPFNTSNPLLYYNVDAFRKAGLDPGRPPRTFDEVLQVGRKLTVKDSAGHAAQYGISLAIYGWFFEQFLAVSGGYYVNNGNGRDSRATEATFNGPQGVRVLDWWKRLFDEGVNLNLGRRTVDARNAFTAGRAAMVIDSTATLRSLLDASTGRFELGTGFLPRPSEQAFSNWGTIIGGASLWILKDRPEAERKCAWEFVKHMASPKEQAFWYTVSGYYPIRLSGYNEPLAIEWREKYPQFETAIQQLHLAPNNRVTQGALIGVFPQARQTIEGAIETVLAGRATPKVALDQAAQSVTDAIWQYNLTTGR; from the coding sequence ATGGGGAAAGGGACGGTGCGGATCGTCGGCCGCTTCCTGGCGGCTGCCCTCGTGGTGGTGCTGGCCGGCGCGGGGGCGCTGGCAGCGCCGGTCAAGATCACGTTCTGGCACAGCATGGGCGGCGACCTGGGCGGCCGGTCGATCCCGGAGATGGTGGACCGGTTCAACAAGTCGCAAACCATGTGCGTGGTCGAGGCCAGCTACCAGGGCACCTACGATGACGCGCTCAACAAGCTCAAGGCAGGGCTGCAGTCGAAGGACATCCCCGCGGTCATCCAGCTCTACGACATCGCCACGCGCCTCATGATCGACCTCGGGGTGGCGGTTCCCGTCCAGGAGTTCGTGGACAAGGAGGGCTACGACCTCTCCGACTTCGAGCGCAACGTGCTGGCGTACTACTCGGTCGGCGGCAAGCTCTACTCGATGCCCTTCAATACGTCCAACCCGCTCCTCTACTATAACGTCGACGCCTTTCGCAAAGCAGGCCTCGACCCCGGGCGGCCCCCTCGCACCTTCGACGAGGTGCTGCAGGTCGGGCGCAAGCTGACGGTCAAGGACAGCGCCGGCCACGCCGCGCAGTACGGCATATCGCTCGCGATCTACGGGTGGTTCTTCGAGCAGTTCCTGGCGGTCTCCGGAGGGTACTACGTCAACAACGGCAACGGGCGGGACAGCCGGGCCACCGAGGCCACGTTCAACGGCCCGCAGGGCGTGCGGGTGCTCGACTGGTGGAAGCGGCTGTTCGACGAGGGCGTCAACCTCAACCTGGGCCGCCGGACGGTGGACGCCCGCAACGCGTTCACCGCCGGGCGGGCCGCCATGGTGATCGACTCCACGGCGACGCTGCGCAGCCTGCTGGACGCCTCGACCGGGAGGTTCGAGCTCGGGACGGGCTTCCTTCCGAGGCCGAGCGAGCAGGCTTTCAGCAACTGGGGCACCATCATCGGGGGCGCCTCGTTGTGGATCCTCAAGGATCGGCCCGAGGCCGAGCGCAAGTGCGCGTGGGAGTTCGTGAAGCACATGGCTTCGCCCAAGGAGCAAGCCTTTTGGTACACCGTCTCCGGGTACTACCCGATCCGCCTGTCGGGGTACAACGAACCCCTGGCCATCGAGTGGCGAGAGAAGTATCCGCAGTTCGAGACGGCGATCCAACAGCTGCACCTGGCGCCCAACAACCGGGTCACCCAGGGGGCACTGATCGGGGTCTTCCCGCAGGCTCGCCAGACGATCGAGGGAGCCATCGAAACGGTGCTCGCCGGGAGAGCCACGCCCAAGGTGGCTCTCGACCAGGCAGCC
- a CDS encoding glycerol-3-phosphate responsive antiterminator: MNDLPTPTSWLDEVRQRRVIAAVRRPDDLRAVQRARLPVVFVLNCTIFDLREMARVCRETRIRCFAHLDLVEGVGKDAAGVEFLGREVGVDGIVTTRSASIRDARRVGLVAVQRVFLLDSGSLGTALSVVRSTRPDAVEIMPALVVPAIVHRLPFADLPPVIAGGLVQTLEELHTVLATPVVAVSTSAHGLWAYRPGPPVSRP, from the coding sequence ATGAACGACTTGCCGACTCCAACGAGCTGGCTCGACGAGGTGCGCCAGCGCCGGGTGATCGCCGCCGTGCGCCGGCCGGATGACCTTCGAGCGGTGCAGCGGGCCCGTCTCCCGGTCGTCTTCGTGCTCAACTGCACCATCTTCGACCTGCGGGAAATGGCCCGCGTGTGCCGCGAGACGCGTATCCGGTGCTTCGCCCACCTGGACCTCGTGGAGGGGGTGGGCAAGGACGCGGCCGGGGTGGAGTTCTTGGGGCGGGAGGTCGGGGTCGACGGCATCGTGACGACCCGCAGCGCCTCGATCCGTGACGCCCGGCGGGTCGGGCTGGTCGCAGTCCAGCGCGTCTTTCTCCTCGACTCGGGCTCCCTTGGCACCGCGCTCTCCGTCGTGCGCAGCACCCGGCCCGACGCCGTGGAGATCATGCCGGCCCTCGTGGTGCCTGCCATCGTCCATCGCCTGCCTTTTGCCGACCTGCCGCCGGTCATCGCCGGCGGGCTGGTCCAGACCCTCGAAGAGCTCCATACCGTGCTCGCCACCCCGGTAGTGGCGGTCTCCACCAGCGCGCACGGCCTGTGGGCGTATCGACCCGGCCCCCCGGTCTCGCGCCCATGA
- a CDS encoding carbohydrate ABC transporter permease encodes MGRPVAAGGVARAVRTRPSGLRARHARALVEAGAYLGPSLLIFAVFVFWPLVRTLRLSFYVTDPLGRPAAFVGLAQYLRLVRPAFLNSLHVTLLFVLYVVPATILLALALAVLANLRLRRIAIFRALFSSSIAVSGATASVIFLFMYNPAIGPLNYLLQSVGLPALRWHTDAVSALPSVALTTVWLQLGLNTIILLAGMQGIPEEYYESAALDGATFFTIFRRITMPLLSPSIFFLAVVDTLSAFQTFAPFEIMTKGGPMDATNTLVYSIYREFYFNGQYGFAAAQSVVLFIIMLLLTVLQFRLMERRVFYQ; translated from the coding sequence ATGGGTCGTCCGGTAGCGGCCGGAGGCGTTGCGCGCGCCGTCCGGACCAGACCGTCGGGTCTGCGTGCCAGGCACGCAAGGGCGCTGGTCGAGGCCGGCGCCTACCTCGGGCCGTCCCTGCTCATCTTTGCCGTCTTCGTCTTCTGGCCGCTGGTGCGGACGCTGAGGCTGAGCTTCTACGTGACCGACCCCCTCGGCCGGCCGGCGGCCTTCGTCGGGCTGGCCCAGTACCTGCGGCTCGTCCGCCCGGCATTCCTCAACAGCCTACACGTAACGCTCCTGTTCGTCCTGTACGTGGTGCCGGCGACCATCCTGCTCGCCCTGGCGCTCGCGGTGCTGGCCAATTTGCGCCTGCGGCGCATTGCCATTTTCCGAGCGTTGTTTTCCTCGAGCATCGCGGTGTCGGGCGCCACCGCCTCCGTCATCTTCCTGTTCATGTACAACCCTGCCATCGGCCCGCTCAACTACCTCCTGCAAAGCGTGGGCCTGCCGGCGCTGCGCTGGCATACCGACGCCGTGAGCGCGCTGCCGTCGGTGGCGCTCACGACCGTCTGGCTGCAGCTGGGGCTCAATACCATCATCCTGCTGGCCGGCATGCAGGGGATCCCCGAGGAGTACTACGAAAGCGCCGCGCTGGACGGCGCGACCTTTTTCACCATCTTTCGCCGGATCACCATGCCGCTGTTGTCACCCTCCATCTTCTTCCTGGCCGTGGTGGACACGCTGTCGGCCTTCCAGACCTTCGCCCCCTTCGAGATCATGACGAAGGGCGGCCCCATGGATGCCACCAATACGCTGGTCTACTCCATCTACCGCGAGTTCTACTTCAACGGGCAGTACGGCTTCGCGGCGGCGCAGTCGGTGGTGCTGTTCATCATCATGCTCCTGCTGACCGTCTTGCAGTTCCGGCTGATGGAGCGGCGGGTGTTTTACCAATGA